CTGATCCTTGTTATGTTCTGGAATCTGGGAGAGAAGCCCGGGTAGGAAGCTGCAGGTCTAAGGGAGGAACACACTTTGGTCCTGACTGTGGTGGAGGGTGAATGACTCAGCAAACGCAGACTCAGATCTCCAAACATGTTCTCAGATGGAGAACAAGGCCTTGAGAGGGAAGGTCATGGTTCATAAGGTGGCTGCCAGGGTCAAAGGGAACTGCTGATGGGTTATTTCAGGGATGGGCTCAACCTGAGTCCCTGCTGGGGAGAGTGGATTCTTGTCTGTCCTTGAGAGAAAAGCTCCCTCTAGGTGAGTCACTCTCTAGCAGGAATATGAACAAGGAGGCAGATGTCCCTCTTCCCACCCGGGGAGGAGAGCTGTTCTGAAACGGAGTCCAAAATTTTCCCTTCCTTGTGGGAAGCCAGCCCCGGTGAAGGGGAGATCGGGGAGGCCCCGCAGCCCCTGTACCTGCACGCAGCAGCgtctccttccccatctccaggTACCTGCGGAGCCCCGCCAAGCACGTGTCCTCCAGGTACTTCCTATAGCGCGCCGCCTCACCGGCCACCTCCCACTTGCGGCGTGTGATCTGCGCCGCGGTGTCCGCCGCGGTCCAGGAGCGCAGGTCCTCGTTCAGGGCGATGTAATCCGCGCCGTCGTAGGCCAACTGACTGTACCCGCGGAGGAGGCGTCCGTCAGGCCCGATGTCACAGCCATGCATTCTCTGGATGCTGTGTGACCctgtccccgccccgcccccagagcAGCAGTGATTAAGGTGAAAGCGAAAGCTAAACCACCTAAAAGCTCCCGCGGGCTCTTCCCCGGTCGGGGGACTTGGGAGTCTCGCGGCTTCGAGGCTGCGCTCAGACACCGAGACTCGGGGCGACCCCGGCCCGTCCGTGGGGATGGGGTCGTGCCCTGGACCCGGGCCCGCGTCGCTCACCGGACTCGCTCTGGTTGTAGTAGCGGAGGGCGGTCTGCAGGTTCGGTCGGGCAATCTCTGCGTGCACCTTGGCGATCCGCGTCTCCCGGTCCCAATACTCTGGCCCCACCTGCTCCATCCATGGCGCCCGCGGCTCCATCCTCGGATTTGGGGCGTCGGTGTCGAACCGCACGAACTGCGTGTCGTCCACGTAGCCCACGGCGATGAAGCGGGGTTCCCCGAGGCCGGGCCGGGACATCGCGGTGTGGAAATACCTCAAGGAGTGGGAGCCTGCGGGCGCGGAGGGGCTGAGACCCCTCCCGACCCTCCTCCCCGCGAGGGGCCCGGGTCCCAGGGGGAGTCGgccgggagggcagggggaggaggaccAGAGTAGGGGAGAGCAGGACGGAGTCCGggagggacgggggaggggagcCCGGGGGGAGGCCCGGGTGGAGGTCTGGGTCCGGGCGGTGGACAGTCGGCTTCCCCGGGGGTTCCGCTTCCCCGCCGGGCGGTTTCTTCGCTCCTGCCCCTCAGAGTCCCTTTCCTCCCGAACCCGTACTCACCTGCCCAGGTCTGGGTCACGGCCAGGGCCCCCGACAGCAGCAGGAGGAGCGTTCGGGGCATAACAACCCGCATCCTCGGGGTCTGGGGAGAATGTGAGTCGCAGCTGGAACCGGAGGCGAGCGCAGAGACTATACCCCGGAACCGCGGTGCACTGGATTGGCTTCTTGGTAAACCCATCGCCAATAGGAGTACAAACCGAGGCCGCATCATCAGTATCCAGGCAAAAAGACCTGACACACGTTGTGGCAGGGAGGTGAAACCAGGGCAGATGGGAACTCCCCACACTGGGCTTCCCAGAACGCGACACCGCCTTGGGGCCTGAGACCCTGAGAGGCAGGCCCAGGGACCTGGGGCTTTGCCCCTAGCCCTCACCTACTGCACAGAGGGCTCCTTGTCACGCTGTCTCCCTGAGTCGTGGCCCAGGAGCTGTGTGAGTCATTGATTCTCCAATAGTTTGTTCTCAGGATATCTACACAGTCTTACAAATTAGCGAGGATCCCAGGGATAAGTTTGTGTCTGTGGGCTATACCTATCAATATTTACCATAGTAGGAATAAAAcaggtttaaatatttttaaattcatttgcaatcatatgaaaactgaaatatggtttttattaaaaataacaattttcccaaataaaagggGCAGTGAGAACactggttttgtttcattttccacttTGCAAGtctctttcttgtctgtctcGTTAGTAGACCACTAGATGTTAAGATTTGCTTCTGCATCTGttgtgttgttttggttgaagtatatgaaaaaaatttacatccttGACCATAGGAGAATAGTATGTATCATAaccttttcagataattatggATGTTCATCTTTGATATTATATTAAAACTACACAAGTTGTACCTCCTCTGAGGTTATTTGCAAACTGGATCTTGAAACAGCATCATTGACTGTCTCCTGTGTTACATTCAATCCATAGGCCCATCTACATATGGAATAGATGCTGTACTAATGCATGATTGTTGCATTAGTGGCTCATGTCCCACAGGAGAATAATATGGCCCAGTGGTGGCATCAGCCAGCTTCTAACCACACTGAGGCCCAGCTGTCATTGTCAGATCAGTTCCTGATGTGCGGgctgctgtttcttctgtcttcaattccatattttaaaatagctatattttaaaaataattggtgtttttgggagcctgggtggctcagttggttaagtgtctgactcttgatctcatggtttatgagatggagccctgtgtcaggctctgcattgacagggtggagtctgcttgggattctgtctctgcctctcccctgctcatactcactctatccttctctgtctcattataaataaataaacttaaaaaaaattttaatatatattttttaaggtttatttatttttgagacagagagagacagagcatgaacggaggagggtcagagagagagggagacacagaatccgaaacaggctccaggctctgagctgtcagcacagagcccgatgtggggctcgaactcacggactgcgagatcatgacctgagctgaagtcggacgcttaactgattgagccacccagctgccccaataaataaataaacttttaaaaccatCTGGAAGgacttttaaattcttaaatatccCAATATACATTGGCCCTGTTAGGGttcttaagtgtttatttcttcttgtatcaCTCCCTGAGGAGAAGCATTCTGTCAGCTTATCGATTGTGTAACTTATTCACACTAAACCTAGATTTAGGGTAGATCTTAGGTTTAATGTTTTATAAGGAGGAATATTGGTCATGGTCATTCCAGACCCTACTTccaatatttatccttttgtcaTGGAGTACCTCATTCCTGGCTCCTAACATGTCTGCCAAATTTGGTTACTGTTCTCTGTATCTCCTCAGAGGCCCATCTACTCAGGAAAATCAGaaccagaggagagaaaagaaaggtaagTTATACTGAGAGCAAAAAAGAAGGAATCATGTAGTGGAGAATAAGAGGGAATTAGTGGGATTCGTGTAGAGGGTGTATTTCCTGATCTCCCACTCTGGcacattgtctctctcctctacacacacacacccgtggGCCCACATCCCCCTACTCTCCACACACAGGCAGAGATTTTTGTGAAGTCTGTGCAGTGTTACATGGCCCTGGCCCAGCTCCTGGTGGAGCAGAACTTCCCAGCCATTGCCATCCACTGTGGGACATCCTGGGAAGAGAGGTGAGTCAGAGATGGAAAGATGTTTTGTGTCCTTGGGATGACATGAGACCCCCGAGAGAAAGGActgtaaacatttttctaattttcattctgACAAAGATTTCTTGGTGTCCATAGTTTAAAGACCTTTCATGATGAATTCTTGTGGCCACCAACCTATTTGGCCGAGGCATGGACATTGAGCAGGTAAACACTGCCATCAACTGCCACCTGCCTGAGGAATCCCACACCTACCTGGATCAGGTAAGCTGCACACCCACACAGGCATCCCagtgtcccctcccaccccctgatTTCCTATGTCTTCGTACATTACATCCTCGTCCCTCCTTTTGGGTGTCTTCCTACTTTGGGGTCTTCCAGTGctaccctctgtctccttccaggAGGCCTGAGCAGGCCAGTTCGCCCAAGGGCTTGGCCATCACATTTGTGTCAAGTGAAAACAATGCCAATATCCTCAGTGAGGTACAGGGTCACATTGAGGTCAGTCGTGGTGAGCTGCCTGATGAGATGGACATTTCCTCCTCCCGTGAGTATTGATCTCATGAAACTGGTTCCTCCAAGTCTTCAGAGTCTCCTCATTCCTCAGTGACTTTGTCTTGAAACAAAGTGCAGGCAGTGGTGCCTGATGCCTAATGGGTGCCTGACAAGTTTATGCCCTGATCTTGATGCCATGTTgggatgttttgtttatttctatgtgggatctctttcctctctcgtccaattttcttttttgcaccTCAGTCTTTCCCCTGACCCCACACCCCACATGAACATCTGCATGTATAGGGGTCTGTGTTTCTGCCGGTCTCACTTAGCCTTCCCATGCCTTATTGTAACTGTGCATCTGTTCTCTGCAGTTGCAGCCATGGGAGAGGACGCACCCATTCGAAGAGCCTGATGGAGGTCTCacacccacgaaccatgagatcatgcatgacctgagctgaaatcaagagtcagatgcccacccgactgacccacccaggcacttctagaGTTTATTCTtcctaattaatttctttttaaagatattttaaatttgaatatagttgacacacaagattacattagttttgggtgtacaacccAGTGACTCAGCttctgtatacattttctttttttgagagagaagcagccagagcagggaagagaggtagagggagagagagagagacagagagagagagagagagagagagagacagagagagaatctcaagccggtTCAGTCccgtggggcttgattccatgacctgggatcatgactggagaaactacagagccacccaggggcccttcacTTTCTGTCTACACCATGCTGTGCTCACCagagtgtagctgccatctgtcaccacacaatgaTGTTATAGTCTCACTGAcgatattccctgtgctgtgccttttattcctatgaccTGTTCCCTTCCATaactggagcctgtgtctcccactcccctcatCCACTGTGCCCATCCTCCcaaccccttccctctggcagtcatcagtttgttctctgtatttataggtctgattctgctgtttgtttctttactcatttgttttgttttttttagattacacatatgagtgaaatcatatggtacttgtctatCTCAgtctgattcatttcacttagcagacATACTGCCCTGtttgtccatccatgttgtcacaagtggcagtacatatttatatgtatgtgtacataccacacatcttccttatccatttgtctatggGTGGACACAGGTTCTATCAGTAtggcttctgaaaaaaaaaccctcacactCTTAACATCATCTGGGATGAGGGCGCCCCCTGGTGTCTGGGTCCCTGTCCAGGTGCTGGAGCTGAAGGAGACCCTAGGGAAGGCCTGgctgaggaggagaaaggcagCTGGGTCTTCTCTCCTTAGTCCTGTGGCCGCACATGGGGTGGAAGGTAAGGGgacaccccctccctcaccccactgcTCTGCTCTCAGGTGGATTCTGACTGAGAAGCCTGAGTGGGGTCTGGACTGTAAGTCAGGTGGAGATGTCTGAGCAGAAGCCTGGGCGTcagtgggaagaggaagaagcttCTGAGCAGCCCTGGACTCCACAGGGGTCAGGCTCAGGGGTGAGGCAGGATTGCAGGAGAAGAGAGCTCAGGAGCCGGTGCCATTGCTGAGGTTTCTGTGTCCCTGTGCACCTCCTCCAGCCCCTTGATGGAAATAACAGGGAAAATCTCTCAGACCTTCCTTTGCTTGTgtactctctgtctttcaaataaataaactaaaaaaaaaaaaaaaagaattggtgttttcattttctttgagtacaTACTCAAGAGTGcaattattggattatatgacaagtcactatgttgtaaaCCTGAAAGGAATGGAAGAGTGTGTGTAAGCTGCActcaaataataagaaaagaaaaaagaaaaagataattataaatattagagaacaatttggaaaggaagacacaaaatgtCACACACTATATTGAtaataagtaaatacaaacaaaaatgagaatgtggaataaaaaatgggaataaaccTTGGTATCTTCAACTTGGCAAAGATGAAAGTAGGTTAGTTATGAGAGTGTCCAGCAGAGGGTGGGGAAAATATACCATCATAAAGAGCAATGGGAGTGAATACTAGTTTAAATTTCCTAAAGAGTTCTTCTGAAATGTGTCTCCACAATTTAAATATGCTTATACTATGACATGGACATTCTCTTTGAGggctttatccttttttaaaaaaatgtttatttattctgagaaaaggtgagagagagtggatgcagaagtagggagaggggcagagaaagaggagaaagagaatcccaagcagccccacaccaggctggaCCTCAGGAATccagagatcacgacctgagctgaaatcaagagtctgatgtttaacagagtgagctacccaggtgcccctcctttagGAGTTTATCATAAGGAGATAATCATATATGTTGTCAAAAGTATATTTTCctgggagtgcctggatggctcagttggttaagtgtccagtcctagctcaggtcatgatctcacggttggtgagttcgagccccgcatgggctctgtgctgagagtcagagcctggagcatacattggattctgtgtctccctctctctgtctctctctatcctgCTCCTGCTCGTTCtctatctctttgtctctctcactctctccctccctctaaaaaataaataaacattaaaaaatttttcaaaatatatttcagggATGTTTCTTGAATTGTGgtttataaaaacagagaaaggaacttATCTAAGTCTTATAGTCAATATGATAATGGGAAGTATAAATAGTAGAATATCACCATGTGATGTACACAGAAGATAAAAGATAATCATCAAAGCAAACCCATGGGGCATCCCAGAGGGGACGCCTttgcacagagagggaaagggagactcAGAGAGGATAAGGAGGTACTGGAACCAGAATTCAACCCACAAAGTTTGCAGAGGCCTTGATGACTGTCTTTCCTTGGTTCCCTGTCCATTAGGAGGTGGGTATGACTGTTTACTCCATGCAAATGGATGGTTGCAATGTTCCAGAATGTTCTGCGATGGGAGGCTGGTAGGCTTAGAGTCTAGGAGGACGTTACAAGGCAGTGTGATTTACCTGCTCAAATCAAACTAAAGCCCATCATCCTGTGTACATCATACATCTCGAGGCTTCCAGTGGCTCAATGTCACCTGACTCCAGATGTAAGATGAAGAACAAGCGTGAGCCCCTAGTGACACAACACTGGCACTGTCCTGTGGGAGGTGGGCATTAGCAGAAATGACAGAGACAAACGTAAGTCACTCCTGAGATGAATGCTGCATGGAGAAAGTTCAGGATGTCTTGAGGAGAGATCACAGGAGATCTAGAGACCTAACAGGTCCCTTACTACTATAATCAATCATGTCTACAGAATGTAAGAGGCATATGGCATACGGAACAGAATCTGAACCACACACACTGGTGAACAACCTTAGAACAATAAAGAGCTCTTGGGAGTTAAAACGATGACTCTAGAAATGAATAATTTAGTCGGTAAAGTGGATGATTACAGTTGTACTTCCCTGAAGTAGTACAGTCGGAAGGTAAAGGCAAGAGGAGAGAAGACCTGTTTGgttcttaaaatttgtttccaaaaatttaagaatatttctcAGAGTTGACAGGGAGCAACGCATATGTTGAAAGTCCTACCCAAGTTCTTAACTAGAGTGGATGACAAGAGACCCACACGAAGACACGTCACAATGAAATGTCAGGAGGAGGGTAGAGGAGCAGACACCTCGGAAACTCCAGACACAACAACACAGAACTGGCAGCTGGGAGACATGACCCACGGTCCCCAAATCCCGAGGACAACTGTGTCCAGGACAGAGTCTCTATCCCATCACCGTGGGAATCAGGGTGAGGGTAGCCCAAAAGCACATCAGATGTTTAGAGTGTCAGTGTCTACTTTCCACATTCCCTCCATGGGATACCACTAGGCAAAGGGGAAAATGACAGAGAAAACCAAAAGAAGGGAGCACGTGGGTTCCAGGCAACAGGGGGCCAGAAGGAGAGAGTCAGAGGGCACCCAGGCTGAGCTGAGGGGGTCCGGCTGTTGGCCCTGCCCCAGGTGTGCAGGCATCCCGTCCACATGGGAAAGGACTGAGGGTTGTTGGACAGGCGTCTGCACAGACATGAGGTGGAACAGTGGATGGGTTTGAATAGATTCATGAAGATTTACCCAGGAGGAGCTTGGGAAGGATTTAAATGAGAACAACAGACACTAAGCAAATGAAGGataagatatgtatttatttcggGAAAATAATAAGTTGAATCAGGAAAGGTAAAGTAATCATAGTCTACTAAATGCTCAGTTGTGAGTAGCACTTTACGGTCATACAAATGCAAACAGTGCACATTGAGCTAatcaaagttataaaataattatacgGGGCATATGGGAGAGTGTGAAAGAGCAAATTCAGTAAAGATGATGCATAAACCTGAAAACCAGAGAATGGGTGCAAGAAGCAGGCTATTTAGAGGCACAGAAGCAATAATCAGAGAATCAGCTGAAAGAACTAGTGTGGGTGATCTCTGAGATTCAGGAAAGGGGGACATAGAAGATTGGGGATCTGACTTGACCTCAAGCACTGCAGAAGtattagactttttaaaactctgtgtcTATACATTTGCTAAAGACAACATGGTGGGTGACAAATGGAGTCAGGAAAGTTATGCGCGGAGGCCATAGAGGTGGGGCAGGAGTTGTGAGAGTCATGGAAACAAGTGTTGGATTTTTATGGGAGGattttgtttggatttctttAGTTGTGTTTCATGTTTTTGCATAGGAGTCAGGACAGCATGTTTGTATGGGGAACGGCTGAGAcagcagagagggggaaatggatgaTGCAGGTGCCCAAATGGAGGCGCAGCCTGAAACAGGAGGGGCACCTCCACCATCACTTAGTAGGTGAGGACACAGGTGccgatgtgggggaggggagggaggactgTGCAGTTCTCATTTGAGTCCTTCTTTCAGAGTGAGAAACAAAGGAGCTCATCGTCTcaggaaggggggcagggaggggtgcagGAGACTGAAGAGGGGGGAGGAAGTGCAAAGCAGCCCTTTCAGGAAGGGGACAGTGAGCTGACTGGGGAAATGGCATCTGGAGAGAGCAGGGCTAGGGCCCCTGAGCTCTGTGCTCATcaccttagagagagagagttccagcaCCAGGAGCATCTATAATAGACTAGGAGACAACGCAACAAAATAGCTCAGGTGGGAGAATTACCATCCTTTTTACTTTGTCATCATTAgcctttctcattttataatttttctacagGGAATATACATTACATCATATATATTGTACACCATACATACACATCCTAATCAGTTTATACATGTTTCTTTACACTTTAAAGAGGAAGGAGATGGTAGGAAAGTCAGCACCTCAGGCCACAGAGCTGGAAAGGCCGAGCCTGCCTGTCCGTGCCCTGGGTAGGGGACTCACAGAGACTTTGCTCCATTTCTCAGAACCCTGTTGTATAGGGGGTTATGGGAGGTAGGGTGGGGGCAAGCAgggtctttttcttcctttaggggtgttctcctttattcttttattactaTCTTGTCAGTTTTAATGCTTACTAGATGATGGTTTTTATATGTTACATGGCATTTTAAGCTATTCTCATAGGAGGACCTGTCCATACAATCAAGCCCACCTGCTTCagaaatggaaattcaaaggCGAAATACTTCAGTGAAAAGATGATTGGTCCTAAAGTAGAAGATCAGAACCTGAGTCTTAATTAATGGTCTGAGGATAATCTGCCAAGTGTTAAGGATTTaaactagtttattttttgaaaacatcacTCCAGCACATACGAGAGAATACAGTAGATAATCACAATCACAAACatccaaa
The nucleotide sequence above comes from Panthera tigris isolate Pti1 chromosome B2, P.tigris_Pti1_mat1.1, whole genome shotgun sequence. Encoded proteins:
- the LOC102958279 gene encoding class I histocompatibility antigen, Gogo-B*0101 alpha chain-like isoform X3 — encoded protein: MRVVMPRTLLLLLSGALAVTQTWAGSHSLRYFHTAMSRPGLGEPRFIAVGYVDDTQFVRFDTDAPNPRMEPRAPWMEQVGPEYWDRETRIAKVHAEIARPNLQTALRYYNQSESGSHSIQRMHGCDIGPDGRLLRGYSQLAYDGADYIALNEDLRSWTAADTAAQITRRKWEVAGEAARYRKYLEDTCLAGLRRYLEMGKETLLRAESPKTHVTRHRISDHEVTLRCWALGFYPAEITLTWQRDGEDHTQDTELVETRPAGDGTFQKWAAVVVPSGEEQRYTCHVQHEGLPEPITLRWEPSSQPSIPILGIMAGVAILVVTVVVGAVIWRKKFSGNDSTQGSDSSLMAPKV
- the LOC102958279 gene encoding class I histocompatibility antigen, Gogo-B*0101 alpha chain-like isoform X2, with amino-acid sequence MRVVMPRTLLLLLSGALAVTQTWAGSHSLRYFHTAMSRPGLGEPRFIAVGYVDDTQFVRFDTDAPNPRMEPRAPWMEQVGPEYWDRETRIAKVHAEIARPNLQTALRYYNQSESGSHSIQRMHGCDIGPDGRLLRGYSQLAYDGADYIALNEDLRSWTAADTAAQITRRKWEVAGEAARYRKYLEDTCLAGLRRYLEMGKETLLRAESPKTHVTRHRISDHEVTLRCWALGFYPAEITLTWQRDGEDHTQDTELVETRPAGDGTFQKWAAVVVPSGEEQRYTCHVQHEGLPEPITLRWEPSSQPSIPILGIMAGVAILVVTVVVGAVIWRKKFSEKGPSYSHAACNDSTQGSDSSLMAPKV
- the LOC102958279 gene encoding class I histocompatibility antigen, Gogo-B*0101 alpha chain-like isoform X1; this encodes MRVVMPRTLLLLLSGALAVTQTWAGSHSLRYFHTAMSRPGLGEPRFIAVGYVDDTQFVRFDTDAPNPRMEPRAPWMEQVGPEYWDRETRIAKVHAEIARPNLQTALRYYNQSESGSHSIQRMHGCDIGPDGRLLRGYSQLAYDGADYIALNEDLRSWTAADTAAQITRRKWEVAGEAARYRKYLEDTCLAGLRRYLEMGKETLLRAESPKTHVTRHRISDHEVTLRCWALGFYPAEITLTWQRDGEDHTQDTELVETRPAGDGTFQKWAAVVVPSGEEQRYTCHVQHEGLPEPITLRWEPSSQPSIPILGIMAGVAILVVTVVVGAVIWRKKFSAEKGPSYSHAACNDSTQGSDSSLMAPKV